One genomic window of Glycine max cultivar Williams 82 chromosome 16, Glycine_max_v4.0, whole genome shotgun sequence includes the following:
- the LOC100781423 gene encoding beta-amylase 1, chloroplastic, with amino-acid sequence MALNMTHQIGTLAAATVPVPNSSAGESTAAMSAATLWKPPAVSLKCKVTRTEGGAEGLSPPLSPCRSPVLRADLSAACQAFTAEVAAEEYIAGGKEKGEGKEGVPLFVMMPLDSVKTGNAVNRKKAMNAAMAALKSAGVEGVMMDVWWGLVEREKPGEYNWGGYVELMEMAKKHGLKVQAVMSFHQCGGNVGDSCTIPLPKWVVEEIDNDPDLAYTDQWGRRNYEYISLGCDTSPVLKGRTPVQCYADFMRAFRDTFKHLLGDTIVEIQVGMGPAGELRYPSYPEQNGTWNFPGIGGFQCYDKYMLSSLKAAAEAEGKPEWGSTGPTDAGHYNNWPEDTQFFRKEGGGWDGPYGEFFLTWYSQMLLDHGDRILSSATSIFDNTGVKISVKVAGIHWHYGSRSHAPELTAGYYNTRFRDGYIPIAQMLARHGAIFNFTCIEMRDHEQPQDALCAPEKLVKQVALATQKAQVPLAGENALPRYDEYAHEQIIRASQLDVDGDSGGREMCAFTYLRMNPHLFEPNNWRKFVGFVKKMKEGKSAHKCWEEVEREAEHFVHVTQPLVQEAAVLMH; translated from the exons ATGGCGTTGAATATGACTCACCAGATCGGGACCCTGGCTGCTGCGACGGTGCCGGTGCCGAATTCGTCTGCCGGAGAATCAACCGCGGCGATGAGTGCCGCCACTCTGTGGAAGCCGCCGGCGGTGAGTCTGAAGTGCAAGGTCACGAGGACGGAGGGCGGCGCTGAGGGGCTGTCGCCGCCGCTGAGCCCGTGCAGGTCGCCGGTGCTACGGGCGGATCTGTCGGCAGCGTGTCAGGCGTTCACGGCGGAGGTGGCGGCGGAGGAGTACATTGCCGGAGGGAAGGAGAAAGGAGAGGGGAAGGAGGGAGTGCCGCTGTTTGTGATGATGCCGTTGGACAGCGTAAAGACGGGAAACGCGGTGAACCGGAAGAAGGCGATGAACGCGGCGATGGCGGCGCTGAAGAGTGCGGGGGTGGAGGGGGTAATGATGGACGTGTGGTGGGGTTTGGTGGAGAGAGAGAAGCCTGGGGAGTATAATTGGGGAGGGTACGTTGAACTCATGGAGATGGCGAAGAAGCATGGCCTGAAGGTGCAGGCCGTTATGTCATTTCACCAATGTGGCGGTAACGTCGGAGACTCTTGCAC TATTCCTTTACCCAAATGGGTTGTGGAGGAGATTGATAATGACCCCGATCTTGCATATACTGATCAATGGGGAAGAAGAAACTATGAATATATATCACTTGGATGTGATACTTCGCCAGTGCTCAAGGGCCGAACCCCAGTTCAATGTTATGCTGATTTCATGCGTGCTTTCAGAGACACTTTCAAGCACCTCCTTGGTGACACCATTGTG GAAATTCAAGTTGGGATGGGACCGGCAGGTGAGCTGCGTTACCCTTCTTACCCAGAGCAAAATGGGACATGGAATTTCCCAGGAATTGGTGGTTTCCAATGCTATGACAAG TATATGTTGAGTAGCTTAAAAGCTGCTGCTGAAGCTGAGGGTAAGCCTGAATGGGGAAGCACAGGCCCTACTGATGCTGGACACTATAACAACTGGCCAGAAGACACTCAATTTTTCCGCAAAGAAGGTGGAGGCTGGGATGGTCCATATGGTGAGTTTTTCCTCACCTGGTACTCTCAGATGCTGTTGGACCACGGTGACAGGATTCTCTCATCAGCCACGTCAATCTTTGACAACACTGGAGTGAAGATCTCAGTGAAGGTTGCTGGCATTCACTGGCACTATGGCTCAAGGTCTCACGCCCCAGAACTCACAGCAGGGTATTACAACACCCGGTTCCGTGATGGCTACATCCCCATTGCTCAAATGTTGGCACGCCACGGTGCCATCTTCAACTTCACCTGTATTGAGATGCGCGATCACGAGCAGCCACAAGATGCCCTTTGTGCACCCGAGAAGCTTGTGAAGCAAGTGGCTCTGGCAACGCAGAAGGCACAGGTTCCACTTGCTGGTGAAAATGCGCTGCCACGGTACGATGAGTATGCTCATGAGCAGATCATAAGGGCATCACAGTTGGATGTTGATGGTGACTCTGGTGGAAGAGAGATGTGTGCATTCACTTACCTGAGAATGAACCCGCATTTGTTTGAACCAAATAACTGGAGGAAGTTTGTGGGGtttgtgaagaaaatgaaagaagggAAGAGTGCACACAAGTGTTGGGAAGAGGTGGAGAGGGAAGCTGAGCATTTTGTGCATGTTACACAGCCTCTTGTGCAAGAAGCTGCAGTGCTGATGCACTGA